The window CATGCATCGACTCAGCGTGGATGACATAAATCCGGAACGGGTTGCCCTTGGCATCCGGCGCGCCGAGCGTCGGGATATAAATGAAATAGCGCCCTTCGTGTTTGGCTATGTCCAGTGCCCAGACAGATCCTATCGGCCTTTCCAGCGCCGGGCCGATCGGCGTCCAGTTCACCAGATCGCGCGAATGCCAGATAACGACAGCAGGATACCACAGGAAGCTGGAGAACGTGGCATAGTAGTCCTCGCCATCCTTCAGGATGTTGGGATCCGGGCGATCGCCGGACAAAATCGGATTGCGGTACGTGCCATTTCCAAGGTCGGCACGGCGCTGTCCCTCGAAGCCTTTGGCCCATTGAACTGGCGTAGCGGTGCAAGGCGTCAAGCCAGATGACCCATCGATCACGTGCTTCGCGGAAGCTTCTGCCGGCAGCGCAGCCGCACCCAAACCGACCAGCCCGATTCCAATTGCCTCGCGACGCGAATGCCCCATCATTCCCTCCCTTGCCTGCCGACTTTCCCACGGCTAGTGATAGCGATACCATAACAGGGGTGAGGACGACAGCAATGGTCTTTCATGCAGGTAGCCGGCGGCAGTTCATGGGGCGCACGATGGCAGGCGCCGTGGCCTCCGGGCTTTCCGCGAAGGCCTTTGCGCAGAATAGCAAGGCCCCGGCGATCGCGACCGGCCCGGTCGAGCCAACCTGGAATTCACTTGTCGCCAACTATCGCTATCCGGACTGGTTCCGCGATGCCAAGTTCGGCATCTGGGCGCACTGGGGCCACAGGCACAGCCGGAGCAGGGCGACTGGTACGGTCGCTTCCTCTATATGCAGGGGCATCCGGTCTACGACCATCACCTGAAGCATTACGGCCACCCGGCAGATACCGGGATGATGGACGTCCAGAACACCTGGAAGGCCGAAAACTGGGACCCGGCCAGCCTGATGCAGCGCTATGTCAAGGCTGGCGCCAAGTACTTCGTCAGCCTTGCCTGTCACCACGACAATCTCGACTGCTTCGATTCCTCGCACCATGCCTGGAACGCCATGCGGGTAGGTCCGGGCCGCGATATCGTCGGCACCTGGGAGAAAGTCGCGCGCGAGGCCGGGCTTCGGTTCGGCGTGTCGAACCATATCTCGCACAGCTGGCACTGGTATCAGACCGCCTACGGCTACGACCCCGAAGGCCCGCGCAAGGGTGAACGCTACGACGCATTCCGACTGACCAAAGCAGATGGCAAGGGCAAATGGTGGGAGGGCCTCGACCCACAGGAACTCTATACCGGCCCGCACATGGTCGCGCCCGACGGGATCGAGACGATGGCGGCGATGGGCCAGTGGCATGACAAGAACGATGGCCAATGGATCGAGACTGCCCCGCCCGGCGATGAACGTTTCGCCCGCCAGTGGCTGCTGCGCCAGATGGACCTCGTTTCGAAGTACAAGCCTGACTTCTGCTATTTCGACGATGTCGGGCTGCCCTTCGGCAACTATGGCCTTGCCGCAGCGGCGGACTATTACAACCGCTCGCTCGAATGGCATGGCAAGATCGACGTGGTGCTCACTGCCAAGCAGTTGAAGCCCGAGGCGCGTTTCGGGCTTGTGCAGGATGTCGAGCGCGGCTTTACCGATCATCTCTGGGACGAACCCTGGCAGACCGACACCTGCATCGGCGACTGGTTCTACAACCGCGCCCGCTTTACCCAGAAAAGCTATGTCGGTGCCGAAGCCGTACTCCAGCGACTGGCCGACGTGATCTCCAAGAACGGCAATCTGCTGCTTTCGGTCCCCCTGCGCGGCGATGGCACCCACGATGCCGAGGAGGAGAAAATCCTCGACGAAATCACCGCATGGATGGCGCTGAATGGCGAAGCGGTGTTCGGCTCACGCCCCTGGCACGTCTACGGCGAAGGCCCGACTGCCATGCCCAGCGGCATGATGAGCGAGGGCAGCTTCAAGGGCTTCTCTTCGCAGGACGTGCGCTTCACCACGCATGACGGTGCACTTTACGCCTTCTTCCTGAAGCCGCCAGCCGGCGCGATCACGATCGCGTCGCTGGGGCAAAATCGCGCGCAGGGCGAGGTTCGCCGCGTCTCGCTGATGAGCGGTGCGCCGGTGCCGCATCGCCGAACCGACGCCGGGTTGACGCTGCAGCTGCCTCAGGGGCTGGGGATCGTTCCGGTTGTGAAGATCGAAGGCCCCGGCCTGATGTGATCAGGCCGCCTGCTCGCGGAGACGCGGCTGTCGTTCGCGATGCAGCCGCCCTCCGCTCAGCAGCCTTGCCGCTGCCGGAGACACCCCCAGCAACACCTTGCCGAGGATCACGCTTGCCCCCAGCACGATCAGCGGCTGGGCCAGCAACAGGACCGGATAGAGCGGTGATCCCATCGGCCCGGTCAGCCTGCCAATCAACGGACCGCCCAGCCAGATCATGATAAGGTGCGCACAGAACAGCAGGAACATGTAGGGCTCGATCCGTAGCAGGGCAGGTGCGAAACGGCTGCCCGCCAGCCTCCAGGCCAAAGCCCAGAACATGTTGGCAGTGGCCGCGCGCATCATCAGGTCGAGCGCGGCGGACGGGGCCGGACGGCTCATGAACGTTCCGGCACCTGCCATTTCCAGCCAGAGTTCCGCAGCTGCCATCACCAGATAAGCGCCTGCAGCCACGACGACAGGCGCGCGCGCGATCCGTTCCGCCAGATCGTGGCGGCGGATCAACAGCCCGATGATGAAGAACATCAGGATCGAGGGGCGCAGCAGCAGGGGTATGGAAACAGTCGAAATGCTCCATGCCGCGACAACGGCCGAGATGCCGATCAGCCCACGGTCCGGCAGGCGCGAGAGCAATGGCACAGCCAGCATGCACAGGAACAGATCGCGCAGAAACGGCATCTGTACGTTGATGTCAGACGGCTTGAGCAGGCACAGAAGCTCGTTGAGCGTCCATAGAACCGTGGTCGGCAGCGGGGCTTCGATCAGATGGAGCGCGGCCGCGCCCGATACGAACACGATCGCCAGCGCATTCCACGCCACCATCGGCAGAACAATCGCGCGAGCCTTGCCTGTATAGAACATGCGCAGGCCTCGACGCGCGAACGAAGGCCCGACCAGCCAGCCCGAGATCACGCTGAGCAAAGGAACCGAGCTGCGCCCCAAAAGGTCAATAAGGCCCCACCGCAGGAAGCCTTGAGAGGAATGGTTGAGGCTTTCCAACTGCCAGCCGTACAGCCCGGTCCAGGCATGGACATAGACGATGCCGAGAATGCAGATCACGCGGGAAATGGCGATCGAACCGGACAACTGCGTGTCCCGTTTCGGCTTCCCCCCGCAGATGGGCTCGGCACCTCGTTATGCATAGTATTCAATTCCGCCTCATCCCAAGCCCCCGATGGCGATGTCGGGTCCATGCGTTGTCTTGTCAACGCAACGCAGCGGGGCAACGTACCGGGAGCACGGCAGGTTGCCCCGCCCATCGGTCGGGCAGGGCAATCCGTCTGTCGTACCTACTTAGCGGGGCGGCGGATCGTCAGCGACTGGCCATTCCACACCGCTTCAGTATCGAAGCTGGTCTCTTCGGCCACTGACTGACCGGGCCGCAGCCACTTCACCCGCACGGTGCGGGTCGCCGGCATCCCGGCATAGCCCTTGCCCAGCCGGGCGCCGAGCGTGACCGTGCCCGTAGCATCGTCATAGACGATCGGCATGCGGCTGAACGCGCCGGACTTGTAGCCTTCCGAGCGGCCGTCGTCCTCGTAGAGCGAAGTCGCTCCACTGGCGCCAGTATAGACCACCAGCGTCACCGGCGCCTCGGGCTTCTCGTCAGTGTACTGCATCACCGGCCCCATCGGCACGATCGAGCCTGCCCGCACGAACAGCGGCATCCGCTCGGCAGGCGCAGCCACAGTCACGTCCTGACCGCCCGCATAAGTCTTGCCGCTCTCGAAATCGTACCAGGTCACGCCCTTGCCCGGCAGCCAGACCGAACGCTCGCGCGCCTTGTAGGTGCTGACCGGGGCGACAAGGAACGCCTTGCCGAACAGGTACTCGTCATTGATGGTACGGGCCCTGGCATCCTGCGGGAAGTCCATCACCAGCCCGCGCATGATCGAGCCGTCCTTCTCGTAAGCGTCCGCGCCCAGCGTGTAGATGTAGGGCATCAGGCGATAGCGCAGCTTGTCGTACCACACCATTGAGGCGCGCATGGGCGAACCTTCGGGCGCGATCTCGTAGATCTCGCGCCAGGGCTGCTCACCGTGACTGCGGAAGATCGGGCTGAACGCGCCGAACTGGAACCAGCGCAAGTTGAGTTCGCGCCATTCGGCCAGGTCTTCGGGCTTCGGAGTGGCCTCGGCAAAGCGCGGCTCGACCGAGAAACCACCGATGTCGTGGGTCCAGTTGGGCAGGCCCGACATCGCCGTGTTCACGCCCGCCGAAATCTGCGCGTGCAGATCGTACCAGCGCGTCGCCACGTCGCCCGACCACACTGCCGCGCCATAGCGCTGAAGGCCGCCGAAGCCCGAGCGGGTCAGCAGGAACGGGCGCACGTCGGGCTTGAACCGGCTCCAGCCTTCATAGAAGGCGCGCGCGTTCTCCAACGGGAACGAGTTGAAGAACTCTGCTGCCGGGCCAATCGCGGTCGGCCCCATGGTGTCGATCCGCTTGGTGATCGAAAGGTTGGAATGCATGTCGGGCTCGCTGGCATCGGCCCACCAGGCATCGAAGCCCTTTTTGCCCAGCCGATCCTCGATCTGCTTCCAGAAGATTTCGCGCCCCTTGGCCGAATAGGGGTCGTAGAAGGTGTTGAGGAAGCCCTCTCCCACCCAGTCCTTGTTGCCCTGACGCAAGTTGCCGTGGAAGATCGCGCCCGCAGCGTCCAGTTCCTTGAAGTTGTCGGTGGTGGGATAGAACTTGGGCCAGACCGAGATCATGATCTCGGCGTGCTCGTCATGCACCTGCTTCACCATTGCGGCGGCATCGGGAAAGCGGCTCTTGTCGAATTCGTGGCTGCCCCAGGAATCGTCCTTCCAGTAGCGCCAGTCGAGCACGATGTTGTCGAGCGGATAGTCCCGCTTGCGATACTCGGAGACGACATTCAGCAGTTCGGCCTGCGTGTCGTAGCGCTGGCGCGACTGCCAGAAGCCATAGACCCACTTGGGCATCATCTCGGCCTTGCCGGTCAACTGGCGATAGCCTGCGACAACCCCGTCCATGTCCTTGGCCGCGACGAACCAGTAGTCCTTGTCGCGCGCGACATCGCTGGTGAACCACACCGAATGGCGATCCGCTTCGGGCAGCGGATCGTTGTGGAGCAGCGCCATGTAACCGGCGTTGGGGTCCCATTCGATCTTCAGGTGGACGGGCTTGCCCGCCACCATCGGCACGTCGAAATCGGCGTACCACGGGTTCCAGTTCTGCCGCCAGCGATCGAGCACCAGCTTGCCGTCGACATAGACCTTGTAATAGCTCGACCCATAGAGCTGGAACTTGTGCACCCCGGTCTTGTCCGGTTGCAGATCGCCGTTCCACACCACGGCCTGCGTCTGCACTGCGTTGCCTGCGGTGTTCTGGCCCTGGCTGGAGGCCTCGGTACGGGCCTTGGCGGCCTCGGGCCATTTCGCCTGATCGTCCAGGAACTGGTAATCGATCGTCGCTTCCTGACGGTTCACCACTTCTTTGCCATCGAGGAAATACTGCGCGGTGAAGCCCGGCTTTCCGCCGCTGGTGACAGTCATCCCGCCGGTGTCGCCCACCAGCTTGTAGGGCGCCGGATTGCCGAAACGCGTGATGCTCTCGTTGTCCCAGAGCAGCCCGTAATTGCGGGTGGAGACAAGGAACGGCAGGCCGATATCCATGTTGTGCTGGGCAAGCTGCACGTCCTGCCCGTTGTAGTCCATCACCGCCTGCTGGTGCTGACCAAGGCCGTAGAGCCCCTCGTCCGTCCCCCGGTTGAACTGCTGTGAAACAGTGACGTAAGGCGTACCGTCCGCCTTTGTGGCCGTGAACGCAGTGGGCGCGGATTCCGCCAGCATCGGCTTGCCTGCCGCATCGAGGAAGCGAACCTGTCCGGTCTTCTTGTCGATCACGGCACTTGCCCTGACCGCGCGGATCGTCACCGAACCTGCTGCCTCGCTCACGGTATAGGCCCCGGCCTGGGGCGGATTGGGCGCCATCAGGCTGGCGTTCTGCTCCGGCACGGAAAGCCCGCGCGGATGGGCAACGACGTGGAAGATGCCATCCCCGTGCAGCGTCACCTCGACGCGGTCGGAAGGCCCGCTTGCCGGCGTGACGACCACGCCGCCGGGAACCTTGCTGACTCCTGCCGGAGCAGCCAGCACCGGTGTTGCCGTCAGCGCACTGCCCGCCATCAGGGCCGCGATTGCGATATGTTTCATGTTGTCTGTATCCCCTGCCCGTTCAGGGCCTGTTGCCCGAATAGAAACCCGTGGTGATCCGCAGCACCTGCGGCCGGTCGATCAGGTTGATGCCGTAGTCGGTCTGGTCGCCGTTCCACACGCGGCTCGTCACCCAGCGGCCATCGCGGAAGGTGCCTTCCTCGACCGCGACGACCATGCCGTTCTTCTCACCTTTGGCAGCCGAGAAATTGACGCGCACGTGATCGCCCATGACGAGGTACTGATTGTCCGAAAGCTGCGCGACGGCGACGCCGCCGACCGGCTGGCTCGCCCATGGCGGCGGCGCGGACTTGATCCAAGTCCAGTCCTTCTCGCCGAACTGCCACTGGCCCCAGCTTGCAGTGATCGTCCACTTGCCCAGCGTCACCGACTGGGGCGAGCCGTCATCGGGCTTTGCCGCACCCCAGGTGGGACGGCTGGCGGCGATGCGCGCCCAGTCGGGCAGGATCGAGGCGAGCGTGGCATAGGGCAGCGCGAAAGCGGCGAGCGTCTCCTTGTCGAGCGCCGTCGCTCCCAACGGATAGTTGAAGTAGCCGGTGTCATCCATGCCGAAGGGCGAGAAACCGATGCCGCCGCGCCCGATGGTGGGCCAGAAGAACCGCGCGAACTCACGCGCGTTGCCGATCTCCGGCACCATCAGCGCGTTATCGGGGCGAGCATACTTGTCGAGATACTGGATGACGTTGCCGGAGGTGCGGTCATAGATGTCGGGCGCGGCAAGGTCGATAGAGGGGGCCGCCGCCTTCCAGATATCGAGCACGTCCCACTGCGGACCGCCGCTGGCGACGCCGGTGGGGTCGGGCACGTTCGAAGGCCCCGCCAGCGCCGCATTCACATACATCGGCAGCGGCTTCACCGCCTTGCCCGCTGCCGCCACCTGATCGACGAAACGCGCGACGTACCAGGTGTTGAATGCGCGCGGCGCCTGCTTGCCGAACGCCTGCTCCCAGGTGCCGGACTTGCCGGTCTTCTTCGCGAGCGCAGCGGGAATCGTCTGTGCAAACAGCGCGTTGCCCTTGGCCGAATAGTCGCGCGGCACGCGGTACGATCCGGTCTCGTTCTCGGGCTGAACCATGATGACGGTGTTCTGCGGATCGTGATCGCGCAGATATTCCATCACCTTCACGAACGCGCGCCGGTCCGCCGCCAGTGTCTCGTCCGACAGCGGACTCAGCACATAATGATCCGAGCCATCCGGCGCCTTCATGCGCGGAAAGCGTTTGTTGTCCAGCTTGACCCAGGTCGGCGCATAGCTCGGGCTGGTGTTCTTCCAGGTGCCGAACCACAGCAGCACCACGCGCTTGTCATGCGCGCGCGCCGCATCGAGCAGCGTCTGGAGATAGCCGAAGTCAAACTTTCCCTCGACCGGCTCGACCTGCTCCCAGGCGATGGGGATCTCCAGCGTGTTCGCGTGGATCGCGTCCAGCACCGACCACACCGCATCCAACATCGCAGGATAGTTGCTGGAATTGTTCGCCTGCGCGCCCAGCATCATGAACGGCTTGCCATCGACAATCAGCGCATGATGGCCATCGGCGCGCGTCTCGATGCGCGGGATTTGCGTGTCCGCCAGCGCAGATTGTGCCAGTGCCATGAGTGCCGCCGAGCAGGCGACGTACCGAAACTTCATTGTCCCTCTCCCTTCGGATCGCCGGTTACGATCCCGCGCCCGTCCGTTGCGATGTAGACCCGACCGAACACGCGCGGATCGCCGGTCAGCATGCGGATGCGCAGCCCCCACTGGTGATCGTCATCATTGATGCGCTGCCACGTCGCCCCGCCATCGAGCGACCGCCAGACCGCGCGCAGACCGTCCAGCGTGCCCAGCGCGTAAAGCGCGGGCTCGGACACGCCCGCAGACGCCTTGCCCAGGCCATAGCGTTCTATCGAAAGTGCCCCGCCAGTCCGCGCCCAGCTTTCGCCGAAGTCGGTCGAGTGCCACAGCATGCCATCCAGCAGCAACCACAAGGCGCCCGCATGTCCCGGCTCCGCAAGAATTGGCGGCGGTGCCTCGCGATTGGTCTGGTGCGCCGAAGACAGATCGGACGGCAGCCCACGCGACGCCACCGGATGGAAATTCAGACCGCCATCATCGCTGCGCACCACCCGATTCGCCGCGAAGTCCAGCGCATAGAAACGCGCGGCCTCCTGCTTGTCGGCCGTAACGCGGGTGCGGCTCGGCAGGCCCGATATTGCCTGCCAGTGCCTGCCGCGATCGCGCGTGAGTTGCGGCGCGTCGCTTTCGACAAGGAACGTCAAGCCGTCGGCAGAAACGGTGATCGCAGCATCGCCGGTCTCCTCCGGCAAAGACGAACCATCCGCATGCGGGCGCCCCGCAGGTACATGCAGCGGCGTCCACGAACCACCGCCATCGGCAGACCATGCCAGCGAGGTATCGGGCACCACCCGCGCGTGAATGTTGCCGCTGCGCACCATCACCAACGGCGCTCGCCCTGCATAGTCCAGCGTGTTGGTGTTCGCGAGAAACGGGTTCAGATGCATGCGCGGCGGCGACTTCGCAAAGTCGTCATGCCGAAAACCGGCAATATCGCCGAAGCCGGAGACCAGATGTGCGCCACCCGCAGGGCTGATCAGCGTGATCACCGCAGTCTGCTCGATCCCTTGCGTCCACGGCGCCCAGTGCAGGGCGCCGCCGTGCTGCAATTCGTTTGTCGCGTAAACCGTCGCCCCGGTCACATAAGCGGCATGGTTCGCATCGAACGGATCGATGGCGAGCCCCGCGATCCAGTGCCCGAAATTGGCCTTGCCGTCGAAATCGAGGAAAGGCGTTGCCGAGACATCGCGCAGCGACCGGCGCCACAACTCGTCCCAATGCGCGCCTGCGTCGTGGCTGAGCCAGACGGTATCCACCGGATCGCCGCGATCAACGGTGCTGACCGCGATAGTCCGTGGGTCAGAGGCAGCCACGGCCACGCCCATATAGCCCCCCTTGGGAGCATTCGCGCCCTTGACCGGCGTCACATCGCGCCATCGGTCCCCTCGCGGGTCGTAACGCCAGACCGCGCCACGGCTGATGCCGTTCGGGCCGATGCCATCGCACAATGTCACAGTCAGCACGCCATCGCGGCCAAGCGCTGCCTTGGCGGCCAGCAGTCCCGCATCGGGGCCTCCGGTGACAGGGCGCCAATGCGCTCCATTGTCATCGGAACGATAAAGATGATGCCCGCCCGGATCGGCATTGCCGACGAAGATCCGCCCTTCCACCTGCGGATCGAACACCACGAACGAAAGGCCGCCATGGGTCTCTCTGCGCCGTGTCGGAAGACCAAGCCCCTTCAGCGGAAACGCCGGCACTGCCTGCCAGTGCGCCCCTGCATCGCGGCTTTCCCAGAGACCCTGGTGGCGTGAGCCAAACAGCAGATGTGCATGGTCGTGCGGGTCAATCGCCAGCCGCTCGCCAAGGCCGCGCCCATCCTCGTTGCCGCCCATGCGAAATGGCACCGGCGTCACACGCCAGTGCATGCCATAATCGGTTGAGCGAAAGATCGCGGCGGGCTGACCGGCGCCCATACCTGCCGCCAGATAGACGGTTCCGGCATCGACCGGATCGGCGGCGATGCTCTCGATCCCCATGTAACTGCCTATGGCGACGCCGTCCTGCAACGGTATCCAGCGCTGGCTTCGCGCATCCCAACGATAGGCCCCGCCCATATCGCTGCGCAGATAGGCCAGTCCCTTCTCGACAGGACTGAAAATCACGCCCGGCGTGAAGCCACCGCCACCTACGCGCACGTTCGACCAGGTATAGGGAACGGCATCCGCCAGGACAGGCATCGGCAACAAAGCTGCGGCGAATGCCGTCAACGCCAGCCCGACCGGCCTTTGCATCCCTCTCGCGGTATCCCGCCAGCGCGCCATTCGCACGTTCCCCCTCTACCCATCCCCGCAAGCGTCGATCGTCTCTTGATGAGTCGTATCTTGACGCCGTGTCGAAGCCGAGAGATAACGCTAACACCTGTGGAGGGGAATAGCAGTGACAAAAAATAATCCGGGCGCCGTTCTGGGTCTGCCCGAAGACTGGCGGCAGGGCACATTTCTGGGGCGCTATGAAAGCGATGAAGGCCCCTCTCCGATCCTGATTCGCGATGGCCTCGTCCACGACATGGCGCATGTGGCGCCGACCGTTGCCGCGCTGGTAGCGCTTGGCAAAATCTCAGGCGGTACACCGCTGGGAGAGATCGATGTGCTCGATCCTGCCCGCCTGCTCAGCCCTGTCGATCTGCAATGCATCAAGGCCTGCGGCGTAACGTTCGCCGTCTCCGCGCTCGAACGCGTGATCGAGGAACGTGCACGCGGCGATTACACGAAGGCCGCAGAACTGCGCACCCGTATCGAGGAAGCGCTGGGTGGCTCCGTGCGCTCGGTGGTTCCCGGCTCGCCCGAGGCGCAGGCGCTGAAGGACACGCTGATCGAGGAGGGCCTGTGGTCGCAGTATCTCGAAGTCGCGATCGGGCCGGACGCCGAAGTCTTCACCAAGTCTCCGGTGCTTTCCACTGTCGGCCAGGGCGCCATGATCGGCGTGCGTTCGGACTCCACCTGGAACAACCCCGAGCCCGAAGTGGTGCTGATCGCCGGGCCGGATGGCCGCGCCGTCGGTGCGACCCTAGGCAATGACGTGAACCTGCGCGATTTCGAAGGGCGCTCGGCGCTGCTGCTGGGCAAGGCCAAGGACAACAACGCGTCCTGCTCGCTCGGCCCGTTCATCCGCCTGTTCGACACAGGCTACACGATGGATGATGTGCGTACTGCCGATGTGACCATGACGGTGGAGGGCACGGACGGCTATCGTCTCGAAGGCGCCAGCACCATGCGCGAGATCAGCCGAGATCCGGAAGATCTGCTGCGCCAGACGATGAGCGAACACCAGTATCCCGACGGTTTCGCGCTGTTCTGCGGCACGCTGTTCGCGCCCACGCAGGATCGCGACGAGCCGGGCCGTGGCTTTACCCACAAGCCGGGCGATGTCGTCACCATTTCCAGCCAGCGCCTCGGCACGCTGACCAACACGGTCGCAACCTCGAAGGACGCACCCGCCTGGACGTTCGGCCTCTCCGCCCTTTTCGCCAACCTTGCACGCCGCGGCCTTCTCCCGGCGTGACCGGAATACCCCAGACCATGCTCCAGAGCACATCCGCCGCGCCGCTGGCCGCGATCTATCCCGACCTTCAGGACCGCCGCGTGATCGTGACCGGCGGCGCCACCGGCATCGGTGCGGGCCTTGTCGAGGGCTTCGTCGCGCAAGGTGCGCGCGTGGCCTTCGTCGATATTCAGGACGAAGAAGGCGCCGATCTTGTGCAGCGCCTTTCGCCAGGCGCGCGCCATGCCCCGGT of the Novosphingobium sp. 9 genome contains:
- a CDS encoding acyltransferase family protein, with the protein product MSGSIAISRVICILGIVYVHAWTGLYGWQLESLNHSSQGFLRWGLIDLLGRSSVPLLSVISGWLVGPSFARRGLRMFYTGKARAIVLPMVAWNALAIVFVSGAAALHLIEAPLPTTVLWTLNELLCLLKPSDINVQMPFLRDLFLCMLAVPLLSRLPDRGLIGISAVVAAWSISTVSIPLLLRPSILMFFIIGLLIRRHDLAERIARAPVVVAAGAYLVMAAAELWLEMAGAGTFMSRPAPSAALDLMMRAATANMFWALAWRLAGSRFAPALLRIEPYMFLLFCAHLIMIWLGGPLIGRLTGPMGSPLYPVLLLAQPLIVLGASVILGKVLLGVSPAAARLLSGGRLHRERQPRLREQAA
- a CDS encoding TIM-barrel domain-containing protein, producing MKHIAIAALMAGSALTATPVLAAPAGVSKVPGGVVVTPASGPSDRVEVTLHGDGIFHVVAHPRGLSVPEQNASLMAPNPPQAGAYTVSEAAGSVTIRAVRASAVIDKKTGQVRFLDAAGKPMLAESAPTAFTATKADGTPYVTVSQQFNRGTDEGLYGLGQHQQAVMDYNGQDVQLAQHNMDIGLPFLVSTRNYGLLWDNESITRFGNPAPYKLVGDTGGMTVTSGGKPGFTAQYFLDGKEVVNRQEATIDYQFLDDQAKWPEAAKARTEASSQGQNTAGNAVQTQAVVWNGDLQPDKTGVHKFQLYGSSYYKVYVDGKLVLDRWRQNWNPWYADFDVPMVAGKPVHLKIEWDPNAGYMALLHNDPLPEADRHSVWFTSDVARDKDYWFVAAKDMDGVVAGYRQLTGKAEMMPKWVYGFWQSRQRYDTQAELLNVVSEYRKRDYPLDNIVLDWRYWKDDSWGSHEFDKSRFPDAAAMVKQVHDEHAEIMISVWPKFYPTTDNFKELDAAGAIFHGNLRQGNKDWVGEGFLNTFYDPYSAKGREIFWKQIEDRLGKKGFDAWWADASEPDMHSNLSITKRIDTMGPTAIGPAAEFFNSFPLENARAFYEGWSRFKPDVRPFLLTRSGFGGLQRYGAAVWSGDVATRWYDLHAQISAGVNTAMSGLPNWTHDIGGFSVEPRFAEATPKPEDLAEWRELNLRWFQFGAFSPIFRSHGEQPWREIYEIAPEGSPMRASMVWYDKLRYRLMPYIYTLGADAYEKDGSIMRGLVMDFPQDARARTINDEYLFGKAFLVAPVSTYKARERSVWLPGKGVTWYDFESGKTYAGGQDVTVAAPAERMPLFVRAGSIVPMGPVMQYTDEKPEAPVTLVVYTGASGATSLYEDDGRSEGYKSGAFSRMPIVYDDATGTVTLGARLGKGYAGMPATRTVRVKWLRPGQSVAEETSFDTEAVWNGQSLTIRRPAK
- a CDS encoding DUF5597 domain-containing protein: MKFRYVACSAALMALAQSALADTQIPRIETRADGHHALIVDGKPFMMLGAQANNSSNYPAMLDAVWSVLDAIHANTLEIPIAWEQVEPVEGKFDFGYLQTLLDAARAHDKRVVLLWFGTWKNTSPSYAPTWVKLDNKRFPRMKAPDGSDHYVLSPLSDETLAADRRAFVKVMEYLRDHDPQNTVIMVQPENETGSYRVPRDYSAKGNALFAQTIPAALAKKTGKSGTWEQAFGKQAPRAFNTWYVARFVDQVAAAGKAVKPLPMYVNAALAGPSNVPDPTGVASGGPQWDVLDIWKAAAPSIDLAAPDIYDRTSGNVIQYLDKYARPDNALMVPEIGNAREFARFFWPTIGRGGIGFSPFGMDDTGYFNYPLGATALDKETLAAFALPYATLASILPDWARIAASRPTWGAAKPDDGSPQSVTLGKWTITASWGQWQFGEKDWTWIKSAPPPWASQPVGGVAVAQLSDNQYLVMGDHVRVNFSAAKGEKNGMVVAVEEGTFRDGRWVTSRVWNGDQTDYGINLIDRPQVLRITTGFYSGNRP
- a CDS encoding WD40/YVTN/BNR-like repeat-containing protein, whose amino-acid sequence is MPVLADAVPYTWSNVRVGGGGFTPGVIFSPVEKGLAYLRSDMGGAYRWDARSQRWIPLQDGVAIGSYMGIESIAADPVDAGTVYLAAGMGAGQPAAIFRSTDYGMHWRVTPVPFRMGGNEDGRGLGERLAIDPHDHAHLLFGSRHQGLWESRDAGAHWQAVPAFPLKGLGLPTRRRETHGGLSFVVFDPQVEGRIFVGNADPGGHHLYRSDDNGAHWRPVTGGPDAGLLAAKAALGRDGVLTVTLCDGIGPNGISRGAVWRYDPRGDRWRDVTPVKGANAPKGGYMGVAVAASDPRTIAVSTVDRGDPVDTVWLSHDAGAHWDELWRRSLRDVSATPFLDFDGKANFGHWIAGLAIDPFDANHAAYVTGATVYATNELQHGGALHWAPWTQGIEQTAVITLISPAGGAHLVSGFGDIAGFRHDDFAKSPPRMHLNPFLANTNTLDYAGRAPLVMVRSGNIHARVVPDTSLAWSADGGGSWTPLHVPAGRPHADGSSLPEETGDAAITVSADGLTFLVESDAPQLTRDRGRHWQAISGLPSRTRVTADKQEAARFYALDFAANRVVRSDDGGLNFHPVASRGLPSDLSSAHQTNREAPPPILAEPGHAGALWLLLDGMLWHSTDFGESWARTGGALSIERYGLGKASAGVSEPALYALGTLDGLRAVWRSLDGGATWQRINDDDHQWGLRIRMLTGDPRVFGRVYIATDGRGIVTGDPKGEGQ
- a CDS encoding fumarylacetoacetate hydrolase family protein; amino-acid sequence: MTKNNPGAVLGLPEDWRQGTFLGRYESDEGPSPILIRDGLVHDMAHVAPTVAALVALGKISGGTPLGEIDVLDPARLLSPVDLQCIKACGVTFAVSALERVIEERARGDYTKAAELRTRIEEALGGSVRSVVPGSPEAQALKDTLIEEGLWSQYLEVAIGPDAEVFTKSPVLSTVGQGAMIGVRSDSTWNNPEPEVVLIAGPDGRAVGATLGNDVNLRDFEGRSALLLGKAKDNNASCSLGPFIRLFDTGYTMDDVRTADVTMTVEGTDGYRLEGASTMREISRDPEDLLRQTMSEHQYPDGFALFCGTLFAPTQDRDEPGRGFTHKPGDVVTISSQRLGTLTNTVATSKDAPAWTFGLSALFANLARRGLLPA